One window of Pocillopora verrucosa isolate sample1 chromosome 9, ASM3666991v2, whole genome shotgun sequence genomic DNA carries:
- the LOC131788677 gene encoding pancreatic triacylglycerol lipase has translation MLANKVILLLIILTAAAEGFLFKKKPPRVCHGKYGCFNKHPGVRWTFFRIRAKLPQSPSDVGTKFTMFTRSGSGEVDDVRVSRLRAAKFNIMRRTIFVIHGWRENSKGWATRMKNALKNREDCNVILVDWSKGAKKDYYQSAGNTQLVGAQVGELISFLISSAGGSRNLVDKFYVIGFSLGAQAAGYAGTYLKDKARMTLGRITGLDPAGPLFTNVGDARFRLDKSDAKYVDVIHTDMPPKGGLLGFGMRKEAGHADFFPNGGVRQPGCRQKLAKLAIFQTVICDHMRAPEYYIASVQNNCSWKALPCHSLSDCERRKSTPCHGKCPSMGYDADKTAPTGNFYLKTNSNPPFCGLS, from the exons ATGTTGGCAAACAAAGTTATCTTGTTACTTATAATCTTAACTGCAGCAGCAGAGG GTTTCTTATTTAAAAAGAAGCCCCCAAGGGTATGCCATGGGAAATACGGCTGCTTCAATAAACACCCTGGAGTTCGTTGGACGTTTTTCAGGATTAGAGCAAAATTACCACAAAGCCCATCTGATGTTGGTACTAAATTTACCATGTTCACCAGAAGTGGTTCTGGGGAAGTTGATGATGTTAGAGTAAGTAGATTGAGGGCGGCTAAGTTCAACATCATGCGACGAACTATCTTCGTGATTCATGGATGGAGGG AGAATTCAAAAGGCTGGGCCACACGGATGAAAAACGCGTTGAAGAACCGAGAGGACTGCAATGTAATTTTGGTGGACTGGTCCAAAGGAGCAAAAAAAGATTATTACCAGTCTGCTGGAAACACTCAACTTGTAGGGGCTCAGGTGGGAGAGCTTATAAGTTTCCTGATTTCCAGTGCCGGTGGGTCACGTAACTTGGTCGACAAGTTTTATGTTATAGGATTTAGCCTTGGTGCTCAAGCAGCAGGATATGCTGGAACTTATCTGAAGGATAAAGCCAGAATGACACTTGGCCGTATAACAG gATTAGATCCAGCGGGACCCCTTTTTACCAATGTCGGCGATGCTCGCTTCCGATTGGATAAAAGTGATGCTAAATACGTTGACGTCATACACACTGACATGCCACCGAAGGGTGGATTACTCGGTTTCGGGATGCGTAAGGAGGCTGGTCATGCAGACTTTTTTCCAAATGGAGGCGTCCGACAGCCTGGCTGTAGACAAAAACTTGCGAAGCTGG ctATCTTCCAGACAGTGATCTGTGACCATATGAGGGCTCCAGAATACTACATTGCTTCAGTTCAAAACAATTGCTCCTGGAAAGCGTTACCATGCCACAGTCTCTCAGACTGTGAGAGAAGAAAGAGCACTCCATGCCATGGTAAATGCCCCTCCATGGGATATGATGCCGACAAAACAGCACCAACTGGCAATTTTTACCTAAAGACAAATAGCAACCCCCCATTTTGCG GGTTGAGCTAA
- the LOC136283297 gene encoding beta-4C adrenergic receptor-like — protein MVDSFCEYLLQLWPDTSEVKTFRWTCIANVVLNSFLCYTAVVLNAITIHGIRKTSFLPTPLKTLLLSLAVSDVGVGIFAQPLFTSVYVKLLAQHSPECPLYKTVYALSVLFCMASLSGVAAISLDRFLAIHLHLRYHELVTYPRVLVVVIFNWMLSAFVSLMWFWVPLRIAYPLIYIPSILFHLVSAMACIKIYQVVQRHKNQINSLQVQCEEQRPSELVNSAGLRKSAVGVFYVYGAYLTCYLPSSFCYIVVALNGPSIRLKVFISFANSLVFLNSTLNPILYCWKMRHIRHSIMNMLRNTLAVFRNSLSLEE, from the coding sequence ATGGTAGACTCATTTTGCGAATATTTGCTGCAACTATGGCCAGATACATCTGAAGTGAAGACGTTTCGCTGGACGTGTATCGCAAATGTCGTCTTAAACAGCTTTTTATGTTATACTGCTGTGGTGTTAAATGCTATAACGATCCACGGAATACGAAAAACATCCTTCTTACCAACACCTCTGAAGACTTTGCTGTTGAGTCTTGCTGTTTCAGATGTTGGTGTTGGTATATTTGCTCAGCCATTGTTTACTTCAGTTTATGTCAAGTTGCTGGCACAACACTCTCCTGAGTGTCCTCTCTATAAGACTGTCTATGCCTTATCAGTACTGTTTTGCATGGCTTCTTTGAGTGGCGTTGCAGCCATCAGCTTGGATAGATTCTTGGCCATTCATCTTCATTTAAGATACCATGAACTTGTAACGTACCCGCGCGTACTTGTTGTGGTAATATTCAATTGGATGTTGAGTGCGTTTGTTTCGCTGATGTGGTTCTGGGTTCCACTGCGCATTGCGTACCCTCTTATCTATATTCCCTCGATCCTCTTTCACCTAGTGAGTGCGATGGCTTGTATCAAGATTTATCAAGTTGTGCAACGCCATAAAAACCAGATTAATTCCCTGCAAGTACAGTGCGAAGAACAAAGGCCTAGTGAATTGGTAAATTCTGCTGGCCTCCGAAAGTCTGCAGTCGGTGTATTTTACGTGTATGGGGCGTATTTAACTTGTTACTTACCTTCTTCATTCTGTTACATTGTCGTAGCACTTAACGGTCCAAGCATTCGGTTAAAAGTGTTTATCTCTTTCGCGAATTCTCTTGTATTCCTTAATTCGACTTTAAACCCAATACTTTATTGTTGGAAGATGAGACACATTCGACACTCTATCATGAACATGTTACGCAACACACTGGCTGTATTCAGAAACTCTTTATCACTGGAAGAGTGA
- the LOC136283542 gene encoding pancreatic lipase-related protein 2-like encodes MDNPIFWPSIMKDALSQQEDCNVVVVDWFKGATKGYFQSAGNTRLVGAMVGELIKFLISSVDGSPELAEQFYVVGVSLGAQTAGYAGNYLKEKGIKLGRITGLDPAGPLFTHVNDSNFRLDRDDAGYVDIIHTDMPPRDGIVGLGMRRDAGHTDFYVNGGIRQPGCAQNLKDLGRLQNKSIK; translated from the exons ATGG ATAATCCAATTTTCTGGCCCTCAATAATGAAAGACGCACTTTCACAGCAAGAGGACTGTAATGTGGTTGTGGTGGACTGGTTTAAAGGAGCGACGAAAGGTTATTTCCAATCTGCAGGAAATACTCGACTTGTGGGGGCTATGGTGGGGGAGCTTATAAAGTTCCTGATTTCCAGTGTTGATGGGTCACCTGAATTGGCCGAGCAGTTTTATGTTGTAGGAGTTAGCCTTGGTGCTCAGACGGCAGGATATGCTGGAAATTATCTGAAGGAGAAAGGCATCAAGCTCGGGCGTATTACAG GATTAGATCCAGCGGGACCCCTTTTTACCCATGTCAACGATTCTAACTTCCGATTGGATCGAGATGATGCTGGATACGTTGACATCATACATACCGACATGCCACCGCGTGACGGTATTGTCGGTCTCGGGATGCGCAGGGATGCTGGCCATACGGACTTTTATGTAAATGGTGGTATCAGGCAGCCTGGCTGTGcgcaaaatttgaaagatctGGGTAGGTTACAGaacaaaagtataaaataa
- the LOC131788678 gene encoding pancreatic triacylglycerol lipase-like, which translates to MLTNKAFLLLIILTAAAEGFLFKRKPSRVCHGKYGCFNKHPGVRWGFLSISAKLPQSPSDVGTKFIMFTRNGSGEVDDVGVSRLRAAKFNITRRTILVIHGWRDNTKGWATRMKNALKNRVDCNVILVDWSKGANRDYFQSAGNTQLVGAQVGELIRFLISSAPGSPNSVDKFYVIGFSLGAQAAGYAGTYLKDEASMTLGRITGLDPAGPLFTDVGDARFRLDPSDAKYVDVILTDMPQKGGLVGFGMRKEAGHANFFPNGGVQQPGCKQNLAKLAIFQTVICDHMRAPEYYIASVQNNCSWKAFPCHSLSDCEAGKNTTCDGKCPSMGYDADKTDLTGNYYLKTNSNPPFCGLS; encoded by the exons ATGTTGACAAACAAAGCTTTCTTGTTACTTATAATCTTAACTGCAGCAGCAGAGG GTTTCTTATTTAAAAGGAAGCCCTCAAGGGTATGCCATGGGAAATACGGCTGCTTCAATAAACACCCTGGAGTTCGTTGGGGGTTTCTCAGCATCAGTGCAAAATTACCACAAAGCCCATCTGATGTTGGTACTAAATTTATCATGTTCACCAGAAATGGGTCTGGGGAAGTTGATGATGTTGGAGTAAGTAGACTGAGGGCGGCTAAGTTCAACATCACGCGACGAACTATCCTTGTGATTCATGGATGGAGGG ATAATACAAAAGGCTGGGCCACACGAATGAAAAACGCACTGAAGAACCGAGTGGATTGCAATGTAATTTTGGTGGACTGGTCCAAGGGAGCAAATAGAGATTATTTCCAGTCTGCTGGAAACACTCAACTTGTGGGGGCTCAGGTGGGAGAGCTTATAAGGTTCCTGATCTCCAGTGCCCCTGGGTCACCTAACTCGGTCGACAAGTTTTATGTTATAGGATTTAGCCTTGGTGCTCAAGCGGCAGGATATGCTGGAACTTATCTGAAGGATGAAGCCAGTATGACACTTGGCCGTATTACAG GATTAGATCCAGCCGGGCCCCTTTTCACCGATGTCGGAGATGCTCGCTTCCGATTGGATCCAAGTGATGCTAAATACGTTGACGTCATACTCACGGACATGCCACAGAAGGGTGGATTAGTCGGTTTCGGGATGCGTAAGGAGGCTGGCCATGCAAACTTTTTTCCAAATGGAGGCGTCCAACAGCCCGGCTGTAAACAAAATCTTGCGAAGCTGG ctATCTTCCAGACAGTAATCTGTGACCATATGAGGGCTCCAGAATACTACATTGCTTCAGTTCAAAACAATTGCTCCTGGAAAGCGTTTCCATGCCACAGTCTCTCAGACTGTGAGGCAGGAAAGAACACGACATGCGATGGTAAATGCCCCTCCATGGGATATGACGCCGACAAAACAGATCTAACTGGCAATTATTATCTAAAGACAAATAGCAACCCCCCATTTTGTG